The following proteins are co-located in the Gloeocapsa sp. PCC 7428 genome:
- a CDS encoding aspartate/glutamate racemase family protein — MAKRVLLGMLTPSSNTVLEPVTSAMVSMLPEVSAHFGRFRVTEISLREQALQQFDNKPLVDTAQLLADAKVDAIAWNGTSAGWLGFEADVQLCQQITEVTKIPATTSVLALLEILRSRHITKFGLVTPYLTDVQERIIINFAEAGFHCIAEQHLNLSVNFDFSEVTADKLTSMIRTVAAEQPQAILIFCTNLRAAPLVNDLEKELGIPIYDTVAAAVWKSLCIAGVDASCIEGWGSLFSHSVGK, encoded by the coding sequence ATGGCTAAGCGAGTTCTTTTAGGAATGCTCACTCCTTCTTCTAACACCGTTCTCGAACCGGTAACGAGTGCTATGGTGAGTATGCTGCCTGAAGTCTCGGCACATTTTGGGCGGTTTCGCGTTACAGAGATATCGTTGCGAGAGCAAGCGTTACAGCAGTTTGACAACAAGCCACTCGTTGATACTGCACAACTTTTAGCTGATGCTAAAGTGGATGCGATCGCCTGGAATGGCACATCCGCAGGTTGGCTAGGGTTTGAGGCTGATGTACAACTGTGTCAGCAGATTACAGAAGTGACAAAAATTCCGGCAACAACTTCGGTGTTAGCACTTCTCGAAATTTTGCGATCGCGCCACATCACCAAGTTTGGACTTGTTACACCATACCTTACCGATGTCCAAGAACGCATTATCATCAACTTTGCCGAAGCAGGGTTTCATTGTATTGCTGAGCAACATCTCAATTTATCAGTCAACTTTGATTTTTCAGAAGTTACCGCAGATAAGCTAACGTCGATGATTCGCACTGTAGCGGCGGAACAACCGCAAGCCATTCTGATTTTTTGTACTAATTTGCGGGCTGCGCCGCTAGTGAATGACTTAGAAAAAGAACTTGGTATTCCAATCTACGACACCGTTGCAGCAGCCGTTTGGAAATCACTTTGTATAGCTGGTGTTGATGCTAGCTGCATTGAGGGATGGGGTAGTTTATTCTCGCATTCAGTTGGTAAGTAG
- a CDS encoding FCD domain-containing protein yields the protein MTSQLPQRSKPLYEQTYLALRSAILSGEISVDERLIESQLAQRFQVSRTPVREAIRRLQQENLLASDSDGALCITKLSLRDAIKLYDCRIALEQLSVVGACENATTEQLKAIEQTLIQAENLAQQGHKQLQDELLDLNFDFHRLIAESSDNPWLVPLLDHLSNHTRLLRTQTLQAEPDITNIHSEHRQVYEAIAHHDVPAAVKYITHHLTASQQRIIEIFERSHLTTLSAEMIPQQEALQCPRCLSFEVSRNGRRMGKQGYICKQCGRQFLATYESSRYSAEIREKCIVLHNNGIGFREIERMTGVNHNTIIRWVKSAPHKAYKSNYSRGQESEVGSQG from the coding sequence TTGACCTCTCAATTACCACAACGTAGTAAGCCGCTATACGAACAGACATATCTAGCCTTGCGCTCAGCAATTTTATCAGGTGAGATTTCTGTAGACGAGCGACTTATTGAAAGTCAACTTGCACAGCGCTTTCAAGTAAGTAGAACTCCAGTACGCGAAGCGATTCGCCGCTTACAGCAGGAAAATTTACTAGCGTCGGATAGTGATGGGGCATTGTGCATTACTAAGCTTTCGTTGCGGGATGCCATTAAACTCTACGATTGTCGAATTGCGCTAGAACAGCTAAGTGTTGTAGGAGCCTGCGAAAACGCTACCACTGAACAGTTAAAGGCAATTGAGCAAACACTTATCCAAGCTGAGAACTTAGCGCAGCAAGGACACAAGCAATTGCAAGATGAACTACTCGATCTTAATTTTGACTTTCATCGTTTAATTGCCGAAAGTTCAGATAATCCTTGGTTAGTGCCGCTGTTGGATCATCTATCAAATCATACCCGACTTTTGAGAACTCAAACATTACAAGCCGAACCTGACATTACAAATATCCACAGCGAACATCGACAAGTGTATGAAGCGATCGCCCATCATGATGTACCAGCCGCCGTAAAATATATTACGCATCATCTCACCGCAAGCCAGCAGCGAATTATAGAAATATTTGAGCGATCGCATTTAACAACATTGTCAGCAGAAATGATTCCGCAGCAAGAAGCGCTACAATGCCCTCGGTGTTTGTCTTTTGAGGTAAGCCGTAACGGACGGCGTATGGGTAAGCAAGGTTATATTTGTAAGCAGTGCGGACGGCAGTTTCTTGCTACTTATGAATCATCTCGCTACTCAGCAGAAATTCGCGAGAAGTGCATAGTTTTACACAATAACGGCATAGGATTTCGCGAAATTGAGCGCATGACGGGCGTTAATCATAATACGATTATTCGCTGGGTAAAATCTGCCCCACATAAAGCTTATAAAAGCAATTATAGTAGAGGTCAGGAATCAGAGGTCGGGAGTCAGGGTTAA
- a CDS encoding flavin reductase family protein has protein sequence MLSFVPEEMEPRAPYHLLTSIVAPRPIAWVSTMSQDGKPNLAPYSFFNAVAGFPPTIMFSVSYRQTKEPKEKDTLRNVREVKEFVCHIVDETMANAMIETAVDLPYGVNEFEVAQLATVPATDVQPLRIADAAVAMECQVTQIVAVEGATNVMVLGRVLRFHVREDLYRPEMGLVDTVRMKPITRLGGAVEYTKIGELFFLGNHG, from the coding sequence ATGCTTTCGTTTGTGCCTGAAGAAATGGAGCCTCGCGCTCCTTATCATTTACTCACGAGCATTGTTGCACCGCGTCCGATCGCATGGGTGTCCACAATGAGTCAAGATGGTAAGCCGAATCTTGCCCCTTATTCGTTTTTCAATGCGGTTGCGGGTTTTCCCCCAACAATCATGTTCTCGGTTTCGTATCGCCAAACGAAAGAACCCAAGGAAAAAGATACGTTGCGCAATGTACGCGAAGTTAAGGAGTTTGTTTGTCATATTGTTGATGAGACAATGGCAAACGCGATGATTGAAACCGCTGTTGATTTACCTTATGGGGTGAATGAATTTGAAGTTGCGCAACTCGCCACTGTTCCAGCAACTGATGTGCAGCCGTTGCGGATTGCTGATGCTGCGGTGGCGATGGAGTGTCAAGTCACGCAGATTGTTGCTGTGGAAGGCGCTACTAATGTTATGGTGTTAGGTCGTGTTTTACGCTTTCACGTACGCGAAGACTTGTATCGTCCTGAAATGGGATTAGTCGATACTGTCCGCATGAAGCCAATTACGCGGTTGGGCGGTGCGGTGGAATATACCAAGATTGGTGAGTTGTTTTTCTTGGGGAATCACGGATGA
- a CDS encoding PotD/PotF family extracellular solute-binding protein, producing the protein MSKLFAHQFSRRTVLGTAMFAGASWLLKSCASAPDTATNTSSSPQGGGQFITAAFPGTTETLTREKIVPEFTEATGTQTSIVPLLAFEQVARLKASATNPPFDVVLLDDGQTNIAISEGLIQKFPADASENIKNIEPSLLSTEGFAPIFYAQGVVLAYNTERIQTPPTSWEALSNSNLAGSAGLVSMNSVLGTSFMVELARTQGGGESNIEPAFAMLKEILPNVNGVAANPGALLTLFQQGEVDIAPMWHNDAAYLKTRGIPIQWTVPESGLVGARYSMNVVSNPRSGLDVAVSYIDTALSDEVQSYLSSSPYFYIPANRNVQLAPEIAQQLQANTLSEFMQRVSILDWKTINTQRSAWIERFNREVQA; encoded by the coding sequence ATGTCAAAGTTGTTTGCTCATCAGTTTTCACGTCGTACAGTCCTTGGCACTGCTATGTTTGCAGGCGCAAGTTGGCTGCTTAAAAGTTGTGCATCGGCTCCTGATACAGCCACAAATACATCGTCATCACCGCAAGGTGGCGGGCAGTTTATAACAGCAGCGTTTCCTGGAACAACTGAAACGCTGACTCGCGAAAAAATAGTCCCTGAGTTTACTGAAGCTACAGGTACGCAAACAAGTATTGTGCCATTATTAGCTTTTGAGCAAGTTGCGCGTCTCAAAGCATCTGCAACGAATCCACCGTTTGATGTGGTATTGCTGGATGATGGACAAACAAATATTGCCATTAGCGAAGGTTTGATTCAAAAATTTCCCGCAGATGCGAGTGAGAATATCAAAAATATTGAGCCTTCGCTTCTGAGTACGGAAGGTTTTGCGCCCATTTTTTATGCGCAGGGAGTTGTGCTAGCTTACAACACAGAAAGAATCCAAACTCCACCAACTTCTTGGGAAGCTTTGTCGAATAGCAATCTTGCTGGTAGTGCTGGTTTGGTGAGTATGAATAGCGTACTCGGAACCAGCTTTATGGTTGAACTAGCACGCACGCAGGGAGGCGGTGAATCAAATATTGAACCTGCGTTTGCTATGCTCAAAGAAATTTTACCGAATGTGAATGGTGTTGCTGCAAATCCTGGTGCATTGTTGACGTTGTTTCAACAAGGAGAAGTTGATATCGCTCCAATGTGGCATAACGATGCTGCGTATTTAAAAACTCGTGGCATCCCAATTCAGTGGACAGTTCCTGAATCTGGACTTGTTGGGGCGCGTTACAGCATGAACGTTGTTAGCAATCCGCGATCGGGTTTAGATGTAGCGGTTTCGTATATTGATACAGCACTCTCTGACGAAGTGCAGTCGTATCTTTCGAGTAGTCCATATTTCTATATTCCGGCGAATAGAAATGTACAGTTAGCACCTGAGATTGCCCAACAGCTACAAGCAAATACGCTAAGTGAGTTTATGCAAAGGGTAAGTATTTTAGATTGGAAAACAATTAATACGCAGCGATCGGCGTGGATTGAGCGCTTTAATCGAGAGGTACAGGCATAA
- a CDS encoding hydroxyisourate hydrolase produces MAGGISIHVVDVTRGLPAAGMKVEIFKVGGEKIAAGVLSHQGLLDHSVVRGENVELGNYKVVFHIGQFYCQLGYALPEEFPFLYVVPFRFGVSDVEQHYHLPLKVSPWGFSLFRGG; encoded by the coding sequence ATGGCTGGTGGAATTTCAATTCATGTTGTTGATGTCACGCGGGGATTACCTGCTGCTGGAATGAAAGTAGAAATTTTTAAAGTTGGCGGCGAGAAGATTGCAGCAGGTGTGTTATCGCACCAAGGCTTGTTGGATCATTCTGTGGTTCGTGGTGAGAATGTTGAACTTGGTAACTACAAAGTTGTCTTTCATATTGGTCAGTTCTACTGTCAACTTGGTTACGCTTTACCTGAAGAATTTCCTTTTTTATATGTTGTTCCGTTTCGCTTTGGCGTTAGTGATGTCGAGCAACATTATCATCTTCCACTTAAGGTTTCACCTTGGGGTTTTTCGCTGTTTCGCGGCGGATAG
- a CDS encoding ABC transporter permease, translating to MSTTTTVRTSSGQFDKLDRVSFNWVMWGVAIFSLIVLTMPTLIVLIASFSSAQTLRFPPTGFSLQWYIALFNYPELWSAAITSFQAALWTTLICIVLGVCASLAMAGSRARWVAAMDALVMSPLALPGIAVGLGILTYFSLLGIRLSLITLVISHVVICIPYLLRTTLASLIQLGTSLREASTVLGASPVFTFFHVTLPLIKQGVITGAFMSFLTSFDNITVSLFLSDARTEVLPIRMWSMIENDLDVRAAAISGILIVITALLMVLMERVSGLSKFLVKS from the coding sequence GTGTCAACTACTACAACCGTTCGCACTTCATCAGGTCAGTTTGATAAATTAGACCGCGTATCTTTTAATTGGGTGATGTGGGGCGTTGCGATTTTTAGTCTCATTGTTCTCACAATGCCAACTTTAATTGTCTTAATTGCCTCATTTAGTTCAGCACAAACTTTGCGATTTCCTCCCACAGGTTTTTCATTGCAGTGGTATATCGCGTTGTTCAACTATCCAGAACTATGGTCAGCGGCGATAACCAGTTTTCAAGCAGCGTTGTGGACAACGTTAATTTGTATCGTACTTGGTGTTTGTGCTTCTTTAGCGATGGCAGGAAGTCGCGCCCGCTGGGTAGCCGCAATGGATGCGTTAGTCATGTCTCCTTTGGCGTTACCAGGTATTGCCGTAGGCTTGGGAATTCTAACTTATTTCAGTTTACTGGGAATCAGACTTTCCTTGATCACGCTTGTGATTAGTCACGTTGTCATTTGTATTCCTTACTTACTGCGCACAACACTCGCAAGTTTAATTCAACTGGGAACATCGTTGCGCGAAGCTTCAACTGTACTAGGTGCAAGTCCTGTGTTTACCTTCTTTCACGTCACGCTACCACTGATTAAACAAGGGGTGATTACAGGCGCATTTATGTCATTTTTGACTTCGTTTGACAATATCACAGTTTCGTTGTTTTTATCTGATGCGCGTACCGAAGTTTTACCAATTCGGATGTGGTCAATGATTGAGAATGATTTGGATGTCCGCGCCGCAGCAATTTCAGGAATTTTAATTGTGATCACGGCGTTGTTGATGGTGTTGATGGAGCGTGTTTCGGGTTTATCTAAGTTCTTGGTTAAGTCTTAG
- a CDS encoding ABC transporter permease codes for MTAKLFAPREWQLALPLAIFLHLFYVAPLAVLLASSFQTAPDVPSFTLAQYWQFFQDAVNRKVLLDTFWLGVQVTLSCLLFGYPVAYIYANAPAKWKGLLTFLILLPLLTSSVVRTFGWVVILGRQGLVNSLLQGVGFIEEPIRLLFTHQGVAIAMTQIQLPLMILPIVASLAQIDPRLAAASASLGGGAWRTFWKIIFPLTLPGIISGCLLVFAITVSSFVTPSIIGGGQIMYMPTLIYQQGVVLLNRSFAATISAILLVMVLIVVFGLSSLGQKSRDYVR; via the coding sequence ATGACCGCGAAGTTATTTGCCCCGCGAGAATGGCAGCTAGCACTACCACTCGCTATTTTCTTACACTTATTCTACGTTGCGCCTTTAGCTGTTTTGCTGGCATCAAGCTTTCAAACAGCACCTGATGTCCCTAGCTTTACTTTGGCGCAGTACTGGCAATTCTTCCAAGATGCTGTAAATCGTAAAGTTCTACTCGATACGTTTTGGTTAGGAGTGCAAGTCACACTGAGTTGCTTATTGTTTGGCTATCCTGTCGCGTATATTTATGCGAATGCACCCGCAAAGTGGAAGGGACTTTTGACATTTTTGATTCTGTTACCGCTGCTTACAAGTTCGGTGGTACGGACTTTCGGCTGGGTTGTCATTTTAGGAAGACAAGGACTCGTCAATTCGCTGCTGCAAGGTGTGGGGTTTATCGAAGAACCCATTAGGTTACTGTTTACGCATCAAGGAGTCGCGATCGCGATGACGCAAATTCAGCTACCTTTAATGATTTTGCCCATCGTTGCATCGCTAGCACAAATCGATCCGCGACTTGCGGCAGCATCAGCAAGTTTAGGCGGTGGTGCTTGGCGAACATTTTGGAAAATTATCTTTCCGCTGACATTACCTGGAATCATTTCCGGTTGCTTGCTTGTGTTTGCCATTACAGTCAGTTCTTTCGTGACTCCCTCAATTATCGGTGGCGGGCAAATCATGTATATGCCGACGCTGATTTATCAGCAAGGTGTTGTGCTTTTAAACCGCTCGTTTGCGGCAACCATCTCTGCAATTTTACTTGTCATGGTTTTAATCGTTGTCTTTGGACTCAGTAGTTTGGGTCAGAAAAGTCGTGATTACGTTCGCTAG
- a CDS encoding extracellular solute-binding protein, whose translation MSHVLTTKMTRRTVLGAGLFIGSSLILKGCQNASNSVSSTSELIVTTYGGSWEEGHRRELASSFTKAHNVNVRVISEPGLEAVAKVIAARQQPPYDVILIPEGPMFMANAEGVLQEFPQATSQNYANILPQYRNQALAPMVASQVLGIAYNPERIKNPPRSLLELWNSEYRDRVGIPSLESGLGTTFFVELARLEGGSENDAEGAFRKLAQLRPNLAAVAPNPGSLATLLQQGEIDIAPHWFDYISGIRGKGASVEWVAPTEELASSSSSLQIVKNSGATELAAAYIDTALSLEVQSAVAQPPYNFVPTHQDAPIPEELAQKLGKSPSDRLDEVVFIPDWQAINPNRSAWIERFDREVKI comes from the coding sequence ATGTCTCACGTACTAACCACTAAAATGACTCGCCGCACTGTGCTTGGTGCAGGACTTTTTATTGGTTCTAGTTTGATATTAAAGGGCTGTCAAAATGCGTCAAATTCGGTATCAAGTACAAGCGAATTAATTGTGACAACCTATGGTGGTTCCTGGGAAGAAGGGCATCGTCGCGAACTTGCAAGTTCATTTACAAAAGCGCATAACGTTAACGTGCGAGTGATTTCCGAACCAGGTTTAGAAGCCGTTGCCAAAGTGATTGCAGCGCGTCAGCAACCGCCGTATGACGTCATTTTAATTCCTGAAGGACCAATGTTTATGGCAAATGCCGAAGGCGTTCTGCAAGAATTTCCGCAAGCGACGAGTCAAAATTATGCCAATATTTTGCCGCAGTATCGCAATCAAGCATTAGCGCCGATGGTAGCGTCGCAAGTTTTGGGAATTGCTTATAATCCCGAACGAATTAAAAATCCACCGCGATCGCTATTAGAACTATGGAATTCAGAGTATCGCGATCGCGTCGGGATTCCTTCGTTAGAAAGCGGGTTGGGAACGACGTTTTTTGTCGAACTGGCGCGGTTAGAGGGAGGAAGTGAAAATGATGCGGAAGGTGCATTTCGCAAGTTAGCGCAACTTCGTCCGAATCTGGCTGCGGTTGCTCCCAATCCTGGAAGTTTAGCAACACTTTTACAACAGGGTGAAATCGATATCGCGCCGCATTGGTTCGACTATATTAGCGGCATTCGCGGCAAAGGAGCCAGTGTTGAGTGGGTTGCTCCTACCGAAGAACTAGCTTCATCGAGTTCCTCCTTGCAAATTGTCAAAAACTCAGGCGCGACAGAACTTGCAGCAGCTTACATTGATACAGCACTTTCGTTAGAAGTGCAAAGTGCGGTGGCGCAGCCACCTTATAACTTTGTTCCCACGCACCAAGACGCGCCGATTCCAGAAGAACTCGCGCAAAAGCTGGGGAAAAGTCCGAGCGATCGCTTAGATGAAGTAGTTTTTATTCCAGATTGGCAAGCGATTAACCCTAATCGTTCAGCTTGGATTGAGCGTTTTGATCGAGAGGTAAAAATTTAA
- a CDS encoding extracellular solute-binding protein, with the protein MKTMLNRRMLVMSRRAMLGTSLFAGTSLVLKACGGTTATSDSNTGGRIIATCFAGSWEQFYRNVLIPAFTKAHGGEVSLVPMVSLEQVAQLTASPNNPPFDIVLLDEGPFNAAPQEQLFVKPDVNLIQNYADVLPELQNPAGWAPTTGVQVMGIAYNPKTVATPPTSWEDLWDSKYRNRVSMQGMQTTQGTSLMVQIAKMRGGDETNIEPAFAALQDLKPNLTGIAANAGALATLFQQEEIDLAPHDLNNVVALRSRGVNVDWVMPQEGGIALRPAQQIVRNTSVDPELAAAFIDTALSVDVQTAMASEPYYFLPSNRNVVLSGVLAQKLGNNSEEVLDKLVLLDWNAINKQRTAWIERFDREVQV; encoded by the coding sequence ATGAAAACTATGCTGAACCGCCGAATGCTCGTCATGAGTCGTCGAGCCATGCTAGGAACAAGTTTATTTGCAGGGACAAGTCTCGTTCTGAAAGCTTGTGGTGGAACAACGGCAACGAGTGACAGTAATACAGGTGGGAGAATTATTGCTACGTGCTTCGCGGGTAGCTGGGAACAGTTTTATCGCAATGTTCTGATTCCGGCTTTCACCAAAGCGCATGGAGGCGAGGTTAGCTTAGTGCCAATGGTGTCGCTAGAGCAAGTCGCGCAACTCACTGCATCGCCTAATAATCCGCCGTTTGATATTGTTTTACTTGATGAAGGACCGTTTAATGCTGCCCCACAAGAGCAGTTATTTGTCAAGCCTGATGTTAATTTAATTCAAAATTACGCCGATGTCTTACCAGAGTTGCAAAATCCTGCTGGTTGGGCACCAACAACAGGCGTTCAAGTTATGGGTATTGCCTATAATCCTAAAACAGTGGCAACGCCGCCGACGTCTTGGGAAGATCTGTGGGATTCCAAGTATCGCAATCGCGTATCGATGCAAGGAATGCAAACGACTCAAGGAACTTCTTTGATGGTACAAATTGCGAAAATGCGCGGCGGAGATGAAACAAATATTGAGCCAGCGTTTGCCGCACTTCAAGATTTAAAACCAAATTTAACAGGAATTGCTGCAAATGCAGGAGCTTTAGCGACACTTTTTCAGCAAGAGGAAATTGATTTAGCACCACACGATTTGAATAATGTTGTGGCGCTGCGATCGCGTGGTGTCAATGTTGATTGGGTAATGCCTCAAGAAGGCGGAATCGCCTTGCGTCCCGCGCAGCAGATCGTCAGAAATACAAGTGTCGATCCAGAACTAGCGGCGGCGTTTATTGATACTGCGCTGAGTGTTGACGTGCAAACTGCGATGGCATCGGAGCCTTATTACTTTTTACCTTCTAATCGCAATGTTGTCTTATCAGGTGTGTTGGCACAAAAGCTAGGGAATAACTCAGAAGAAGTTTTAGATAAATTGGTACTCCTTGATTGGAACGCCATTAATAAACAGCGTACGGCTTGGATTGAGCGGTTTGATCGCGAAGTGCAAGTTTGA
- a CDS encoding extracellular solute-binding protein — protein MNHRMKRRTFLGASFMTGMAMTGLGSCSAQSQGSSDSSPAGSLVAATYPGNWEDAHRSILVTPFKKARGADVTLVPLLAVDQVARLQASAINPPFDTAMLDPDPLITAPKQDILQPFPANLSQYFADVLPRYQGTDTGNWEPIVGLQFVGIAYNPKKITTPPASWKDLWLSQYRGRVGIPNMNSSLGTGWMVEIAKMNGGSETNIEPAFQAVQELLPNLAAVAANPGALSTLFQQGEVDIAPHNLSSIAVLQDKGVDVEWVIPREGSYAFGASMHVVKNPTSSVELATAYIDTALSTEVQTAMAQAPYYVAPVNKNAPLQGVLAEKIATDFDEYEKFIYQDWATISQQRSQWIERFNREITV, from the coding sequence ATGAATCATCGCATGAAGCGCCGCACATTTCTAGGCGCAAGTTTTATGACAGGTATGGCGATGACAGGATTAGGCTCGTGTAGCGCTCAATCACAGGGAAGCAGTGATTCATCGCCCGCAGGAAGTTTAGTCGCCGCAACTTATCCTGGTAACTGGGAAGATGCCCACCGGAGTATTTTAGTAACACCTTTTAAGAAAGCAAGAGGAGCCGACGTGACGTTAGTTCCTCTTTTAGCCGTCGATCAGGTTGCGCGTTTGCAAGCATCAGCAATAAATCCGCCGTTTGATACCGCAATGCTCGATCCAGATCCGTTAATTACTGCACCTAAACAAGACATTCTACAACCGTTTCCTGCAAATTTAAGTCAGTACTTTGCAGACGTTCTACCACGCTATCAAGGGACAGATACTGGCAACTGGGAACCAATTGTCGGACTACAGTTTGTGGGAATTGCCTATAACCCAAAGAAAATTACAACTCCACCAGCTTCGTGGAAAGACTTGTGGTTGTCACAGTATCGAGGTCGTGTTGGAATTCCCAATATGAATAGTAGCCTGGGGACAGGTTGGATGGTCGAGATTGCCAAAATGAATGGCGGAAGTGAAACAAATATTGAACCAGCCTTTCAAGCGGTGCAAGAGTTGTTACCCAATTTAGCCGCCGTCGCCGCCAATCCAGGTGCTTTATCAACGCTGTTTCAGCAAGGGGAAGTTGATATTGCGCCGCACAATCTTAGCAGCATTGCCGTATTGCAAGATAAAGGCGTTGATGTGGAATGGGTGATTCCTCGCGAAGGAAGTTATGCGTTTGGTGCGTCGATGCACGTTGTGAAAAATCCCACATCAAGCGTGGAATTGGCAACCGCTTATATTGATACGGCTTTGAGTACCGAAGTGCAAACTGCGATGGCACAAGCGCCGTACTATGTTGCTCCAGTCAACAAAAATGCGCCACTTCAGGGTGTGCTTGCTGAAAAGATTGCTACCGATTTTGACGAGTACGAAAAGTTTATCTATCAAGATTGGGCAACGATCTCTCAACAGCGATCGCAATGGATTGAGCGTTTTAACCGAGAAATCACGGTATGA
- a CDS encoding ABC transporter ATP-binding protein, which produces MESVKHIDLVTSPVPVRASEDYSGHSLALEEIVHRFGDMVALQDIHLNIQPGEFVSLLGPSGCGKTTLLRIISGFLKPTSGRILIDGQSVGALSPKQRGVGIVFQNYALFPHMTVWDNVAYGLRANRVPRGRVANKVGEMLELVQLSHLAKRYPSELSGGQQQRVAIARALAVEPKLMLLDEPFSALDKNLRLDMQIEIRRLLSEQGITAILVTHDQEEAMSMSDRIAVMSQGTIHQFDTPSQIYDQPATLFVSTFVGTCNLLPGKLVERDTLDCLVEVPGGGKLRVANHDTLQSHNDVLLAVRPENLRIQTQPTTHSLPTIVEMCLPLGAVMAYEVQIAPNTKVKVTQPRLPGSRPLQQGQQIYLELASPQACALFPAVS; this is translated from the coding sequence ATGGAATCGGTGAAGCATATTGACTTAGTTACCAGCCCTGTTCCAGTTCGAGCTAGCGAAGATTACTCTGGTCATAGCTTAGCGCTTGAGGAGATCGTGCATCGTTTTGGAGACATGGTGGCGCTGCAAGATATTCATCTGAATATTCAACCAGGTGAATTTGTCTCGCTGCTTGGTCCAAGTGGTTGCGGTAAAACAACGCTACTGCGAATTATCTCTGGCTTTCTCAAACCAACTTCTGGCAGAATTCTGATCGATGGTCAATCGGTAGGCGCACTTTCACCCAAGCAGCGGGGTGTAGGAATTGTCTTTCAAAACTACGCCTTGTTTCCCCACATGACGGTTTGGGACAACGTGGCGTATGGATTGCGTGCTAACCGAGTGCCGCGTGGTAGAGTTGCTAATAAAGTTGGCGAGATGCTCGAACTTGTGCAACTAAGTCATCTTGCCAAGCGTTATCCGAGTGAATTATCTGGCGGACAACAACAGCGAGTTGCGATCGCGCGTGCTTTAGCCGTAGAACCGAAACTCATGCTTTTAGATGAGCCTTTCAGCGCGTTAGATAAAAATCTGCGCCTCGATATGCAAATTGAAATTCGCCGCCTATTAAGCGAACAAGGAATTACAGCGATTCTAGTGACTCACGACCAAGAAGAAGCAATGAGTATGTCGGATCGCATTGCAGTCATGTCGCAGGGAACAATTCATCAATTCGATACTCCAAGTCAAATCTACGACCAACCTGCCACACTGTTTGTTAGCACCTTTGTTGGTACGTGTAACCTTCTACCAGGTAAACTTGTCGAACGCGATACTTTAGATTGCCTAGTAGAAGTTCCAGGCGGCGGAAAACTACGAGTTGCAAATCACGATACATTGCAATCGCATAACGATGTCTTGCTTGCTGTTCGACCGGAAAACTTGCGGATTCAAACGCAACCTACTACGCATTCTCTACCAACCATTGTAGAAATGTGTTTACCTTTAGGGGCTGTGATGGCGTACGAAGTGCAAATCGCACCGAACACGAAAGTTAAGGTGACACAACCGCGCCTTCCAGGATCGCGTCCGCTGCAACAAGGACAGCAAATTTATCTGGAACTTGCATCGCCGCAAGCTTGTGCATTGTTTCCCGCAGTAAGTTGA